A single window of Nocardioides kongjuensis DNA harbors:
- a CDS encoding methyltransferase domain-containing protein, whose product MNGNSDTVDRRLRGNDAHLHHLARRRARMLSIHDFTSGHGLEIGPLDSALTDKAVDDVSYVDIKDTAGLREHYADDPNVLLDLIPEVDFPHYVGDTYRDLATAAAPGAPYDWVIASHVIEHVPDVIGWLDQVAGLTADGGALLLAVPDRRQSFDRHRPPTTVGQALEAHELGHTRPGTRALHDFAASALDVDSWEMARLKSIPGRDRRVHPTLDEARRLVALNRAGHYVDCHVWLWSPTDFLHQIQELRALGVTSWFVESVTPDKPRAGEFFVLLRKGVDGQAPDGLVEPDPGTDLPGWLFDDLAPLQARIERLERRVHRLKHRSQDLQAEVDRLRSRSLRARVRRIAARLLRHR is encoded by the coding sequence ATGAACGGTAACTCGGACACCGTCGACCGAAGGCTGCGCGGGAACGACGCGCACCTGCACCACCTCGCGCGGCGACGCGCCCGGATGCTGTCGATCCACGACTTCACCTCGGGGCACGGCCTGGAGATCGGGCCGCTCGACTCGGCCCTCACCGACAAGGCCGTCGACGACGTGAGCTACGTCGACATCAAGGACACCGCCGGTCTGCGCGAGCACTACGCGGACGACCCGAACGTGCTGCTCGACCTGATCCCCGAGGTCGACTTCCCCCACTACGTCGGCGACACCTATCGCGACCTTGCGACGGCAGCCGCGCCCGGCGCGCCGTACGACTGGGTGATCGCGTCGCACGTCATCGAGCACGTGCCCGACGTGATCGGCTGGCTGGACCAGGTCGCGGGGCTGACCGCCGACGGAGGGGCGCTGCTGCTCGCGGTCCCCGACCGGCGCCAGTCCTTCGACAGGCATCGTCCGCCGACGACGGTCGGCCAGGCGCTGGAGGCCCACGAGCTCGGCCACACCCGGCCGGGGACCCGCGCCCTCCACGACTTCGCGGCCTCTGCGCTCGACGTGGACTCGTGGGAGATGGCGCGGCTCAAGTCCATCCCCGGCCGTGACCGCCGGGTCCACCCGACCCTGGACGAGGCGCGCCGGCTGGTGGCGCTCAACCGCGCCGGTCACTACGTCGACTGCCACGTCTGGCTGTGGTCGCCGACCGACTTCCTCCACCAGATCCAGGAGCTGCGCGCCCTCGGCGTGACGAGCTGGTTCGTCGAGTCCGTGACGCCCGACAAGCCCCGCGCCGGCGAGTTCTTCGTGCTGCTGCGCAAGGGGGTCGACGGTCAGGCGCCCGACGGTCTGGTCGAGCCCGATCCCGGCACCGACCTGCCGGGGTGGCTCTTCGACGACCTCGCCCCGTTGCAGGCCCGGATCGAGAGGCTGGAGCGACGGGTCCACAGGCTCAAGCACCGCTCGCAGGACCTGCAGGCCGAGGTCGACCGGCTCCGGAGCAGGAGCCTCCGAGCACGGGTGCGCCGGATCGCGGCGCGGCTGCTCCGTCATCGCTGA
- a CDS encoding biotin carboxylase N-terminal domain-containing protein: protein MITTLLVANRGEIARRVFRTCRDLGIRTVAVHTDLDADALHVRDADVALRVPSYLDGDAVLAAAKEAGLADGGAIHPGYGFLSENAGFAAAVTDAGIAWVGPGPKVIEQMGRKDAARDLAVAAGVPVVPSYGIDEDPATFAYPVLVKAAAGGGGKGMRVVRAAADFDAAVAAAKREAASAFGDDTILVEKYVERGRHIEVQVLGDSHGTVVHLGTRECSVQRRHQKVLEEAPAPALDDELRARIHESAVALSVSVGYENAGTIEYLLDASTGDFYFLEMNTRLQVEHPVTEIHSGTDLVALQIAVAAGDPLPFDQSGLRFHDHAIEARIYAEDAFGGFLPQAGTASVVSWPEAARVDHALESGQVVSTSYDPMLGKVIVSGPTREAARRALVAALDDTVILGLTTNTGFLRVLAAGEEFAVPGGVDTAWLDRHDVPAPDPAPARAIAARLWLDANTAGSGPFAADGFRMGAPAAAPVVELDEPAVPVARVPAGTVARTTAHRVELAHQGQRYVFDRPDASADHGAAAGDGTVVAPMPGTVLDVLVAVGDAVAEGDVLGVVEAMKMELALKAPYAGTVTAVGASTGQQVALGAELFVVEGSES from the coding sequence ATGATCACCACCCTCCTCGTCGCCAACCGGGGCGAGATCGCCCGCCGGGTCTTCCGCACCTGCCGCGACCTCGGCATCCGCACGGTCGCGGTCCACACCGACCTCGACGCCGACGCGCTGCACGTGCGCGACGCCGACGTCGCACTCCGCGTGCCGTCCTACCTCGACGGCGACGCCGTCCTGGCCGCAGCCAAGGAGGCGGGCCTGGCTGACGGGGGCGCGATCCACCCCGGCTACGGCTTCCTCTCCGAGAACGCCGGCTTCGCCGCCGCCGTGACCGACGCGGGCATCGCCTGGGTCGGGCCCGGCCCCAAGGTGATCGAGCAGATGGGCCGCAAGGACGCGGCCCGCGACCTGGCCGTGGCCGCCGGCGTCCCGGTGGTGCCGTCGTACGGCATCGACGAGGATCCCGCGACCTTCGCCTACCCGGTGCTGGTCAAGGCCGCCGCCGGCGGTGGCGGCAAGGGCATGCGCGTGGTCCGCGCCGCCGCCGACTTCGATGCCGCGGTGGCGGCCGCGAAGCGCGAGGCCGCCAGTGCCTTCGGCGACGACACGATCCTGGTCGAGAAGTACGTCGAGCGTGGTCGCCACATCGAGGTCCAGGTCCTCGGCGACAGCCACGGCACCGTCGTCCACCTCGGCACCCGCGAGTGCTCGGTGCAGCGTCGCCACCAGAAGGTGCTCGAGGAGGCTCCCGCCCCCGCGCTCGACGACGAGCTGCGTGCCCGGATCCACGAGTCCGCGGTCGCCCTGTCCGTGTCCGTGGGCTACGAGAACGCCGGCACCATCGAGTACCTCCTCGACGCCAGCACCGGCGACTTCTACTTCCTCGAGATGAACACCCGCCTCCAGGTCGAGCACCCCGTCACCGAGATCCACAGCGGTACGGACCTGGTCGCGCTGCAGATCGCCGTCGCCGCGGGCGATCCGCTGCCGTTCGACCAGTCCGGGCTCCGGTTCCACGACCACGCGATCGAGGCCCGGATCTACGCCGAGGACGCCTTCGGCGGCTTCCTCCCGCAGGCCGGTACGGCGAGCGTCGTCTCCTGGCCCGAGGCCGCGCGCGTCGACCACGCCCTCGAGTCCGGCCAGGTCGTGAGCACGTCGTACGACCCGATGCTCGGCAAGGTCATCGTCTCCGGGCCGACCCGCGAGGCCGCCCGCCGGGCCCTGGTCGCCGCGCTCGACGACACCGTGATCCTCGGCCTGACCACCAACACCGGCTTCCTGCGGGTGCTGGCGGCCGGTGAGGAGTTCGCCGTCCCCGGCGGCGTCGACACCGCCTGGCTCGACCGGCACGACGTCCCGGCCCCCGATCCCGCGCCGGCTCGGGCGATCGCCGCGCGGCTCTGGCTCGACGCCAACACCGCCGGCAGTGGCCCGTTCGCCGCCGACGGCTTCCGGATGGGCGCCCCAGCGGCCGCTCCGGTGGTCGAGCTCGACGAGCCCGCTGTCCCGGTCGCCCGCGTCCCCGCCGGCACGGTCGCCCGCACCACCGCCCACCGCGTCGAGCTCGCTCACCAGGGCCAGCGCTACGTCTTCGACCGTCCTGATGCCAGCGCCGACCACGGCGCGGCCGCCGGCGACGGCACCGTCGTCGCGCCGATGCCCGGCACCGTCCTCGACGTGTTGGTCGCGGTCGGCGACGCGGTCGCCGAGGGCGACGTGCTCGGTGTCGTCGAGGCGATGAAGATGGAGCTGGCGCTCAAGGCGCCGTACGCCGGCACGGTCACCGCTGTCGGCGCCAGCACCGGCCAGCAGGTCGCCCTGGGTGCCGAGCTGTTCGTCGTCGAGGGGAGCGAGTCATGA
- a CDS encoding PaaX family transcriptional regulator C-terminal domain-containing protein, translating to MPDVAPLPARSVMLSLLLGSHPDRMSAAELVRAGEHFGIPAATARVALTRAVAAGDLRRADGDPGQYALGERLAARQRRQDEAVLDAETGWDGSWEMAVVVVAGRTSAERAALRDRLSSYRMAELREGVWTRPANLRRPRGYADEVVLSTFTATPDEDPAVLARQLWDLGGWAARGRALLGQLGKTREPAARLAVAAHVVRHLAADPLLPAALLPADWPAAAMRTAYAAYQDELREIALAPR from the coding sequence ATGCCCGACGTCGCACCGCTCCCGGCGCGCTCGGTGATGCTGAGCCTGCTGCTCGGGTCGCACCCCGACCGGATGTCGGCCGCGGAGCTGGTGCGGGCCGGGGAGCACTTCGGCATCCCGGCGGCGACGGCGCGGGTCGCGCTGACCAGGGCGGTCGCGGCCGGCGACCTGCGGCGCGCCGACGGCGACCCCGGGCAGTACGCCCTCGGCGAGCGGCTCGCCGCCCGCCAGCGCCGGCAGGACGAGGCGGTCCTCGACGCCGAGACCGGGTGGGACGGCAGCTGGGAGATGGCGGTCGTCGTGGTCGCCGGCCGCACGAGCGCCGAGCGCGCAGCGCTGCGGGACCGGCTGTCGTCCTACCGGATGGCGGAGCTGCGCGAGGGCGTGTGGACCCGGCCGGCCAACCTGCGGCGGCCGCGGGGGTACGCCGACGAGGTGGTGCTGAGCACCTTCACCGCGACGCCCGACGAGGACCCGGCCGTCCTGGCCCGGCAGCTGTGGGACCTCGGCGGCTGGGCGGCCCGGGGACGCGCGCTGCTCGGGCAGCTCGGGAAGACGCGCGAGCCGGCCGCCCGGCTGGCGGTCGCGGCGCACGTCGTTCGACACCTGGCGGCGGACCCGCTGCTGCCCGCCGCCCTCCTCCCGGCCGACTGGCCGGCAGCGGCGATGCGGACGGCGTACGCCGCCTACCAGGACGAGCTGCGCGAGATCGCCCTCGCCCCGCGCTAG
- a CDS encoding carboxyl transferase domain-containing protein, whose product MSETSEPTLRDLAADLRERLARVRQGGSEAARTKHTDRGKLLARDRVDGLLDPGSPFLELAPLAAYGMYGKPGTDDDYAVPAAGVVAGIGRVEGRNVMVVANDATVKGGTYYPMTVKKHLRAQTVAAENDLPCVYLVDSGGAFLPMQDEVFPDKEHFGRIFFNQANMSARGIPQLAAVMGSCTAGGAYVPAMSDETVIVRNQGTIFLGGPPLVKAATGEVVSAEDLGGGDVHARKSGVVDHLADDDPHALRILRSIVATLPIGHKPQDSAPNSRGLVPNRMDSEDPHEPPESIYDVVPVSTRTPYDVREVIRRLVDGSRLQEFKQLYGETLVCGFARIHGHPVGIVANNGILFSESALKGAHFVELCNQRGIPLLFLQNISGFMVGREYENRGIARDGAKLVTAVACSVVPKLTVVIGGSFGAGNYGMCGRAYDPRFLWMWPNSRISVMGGDQAANVLATVAGREDDEQFKQPIKDQYETQGSPYYASARLWDDGVIDPADTRRVLGMALEVVSAVPTPAPNYGIFRM is encoded by the coding sequence GTGTCCGAGACTTCCGAGCCCACCCTCCGGGACCTGGCCGCCGACCTGCGCGAGCGGCTCGCGCGCGTGCGCCAGGGCGGCAGCGAGGCCGCCCGCACCAAGCACACCGACCGCGGCAAGCTGCTGGCCCGCGACCGGGTCGACGGCCTGCTCGACCCCGGCAGCCCGTTCCTGGAGCTGGCGCCGCTGGCGGCGTACGGCATGTACGGCAAGCCGGGCACCGACGACGACTATGCCGTGCCGGCGGCCGGTGTGGTCGCCGGCATCGGCCGGGTCGAGGGCCGCAACGTCATGGTGGTGGCCAACGACGCGACCGTGAAGGGCGGCACCTACTACCCGATGACGGTCAAGAAGCACCTCCGGGCGCAGACCGTCGCCGCCGAGAACGACCTGCCGTGCGTCTACCTCGTCGACTCCGGCGGCGCCTTCTTGCCGATGCAGGACGAGGTGTTCCCCGACAAGGAGCACTTCGGCCGGATCTTCTTCAACCAGGCGAACATGTCCGCGCGCGGCATCCCGCAGCTCGCTGCCGTGATGGGCTCGTGCACCGCCGGCGGCGCCTACGTCCCGGCGATGTCCGACGAGACCGTCATCGTGAGGAACCAGGGCACGATCTTCCTCGGCGGCCCGCCGCTGGTGAAGGCCGCGACCGGTGAGGTCGTCAGCGCCGAGGACCTCGGCGGCGGCGACGTGCACGCCCGCAAGTCCGGCGTCGTCGACCACCTCGCCGACGACGACCCCCACGCCCTGCGGATCCTGCGCAGCATCGTCGCCACCCTGCCGATTGGGCACAAACCGCAGGATTCCGCGCCGAATTCGCGCGGTTTGGTCCCAAACCGCATGGATTCCGAGGACCCGCACGAGCCGCCCGAGAGCATCTACGACGTCGTGCCGGTCAGCACCCGCACGCCGTACGACGTCCGCGAGGTGATCCGGCGCCTGGTCGACGGCAGCCGGCTCCAGGAGTTCAAGCAGCTGTACGGCGAGACGCTCGTGTGCGGCTTCGCCCGGATCCACGGCCACCCGGTCGGCATCGTCGCCAACAACGGCATCCTGTTCTCCGAGTCCGCGCTCAAGGGCGCGCACTTCGTCGAGCTGTGCAACCAGCGCGGCATCCCGCTGCTGTTCTTGCAGAACATCTCCGGCTTCATGGTCGGCCGCGAGTACGAGAACCGCGGCATCGCCCGCGACGGCGCCAAGCTGGTCACCGCGGTCGCCTGCTCGGTCGTGCCCAAGCTGACCGTCGTGATCGGCGGCTCCTTCGGCGCCGGCAACTACGGCATGTGTGGCCGGGCCTACGACCCGCGCTTCTTGTGGATGTGGCCCAACTCCCGGATCTCGGTGATGGGCGGCGACCAGGCGGCCAACGTGCTCGCGACGGTGGCCGGCCGCGAGGACGACGAGCAGTTCAAGCAGCCGATCAAGGACCAGTACGAGACCCAGGGCTCGCCCTACTACGCCTCCGCGCGGCTGTGGGACGACGGCGTGATCGACCCCGCCGACACCCGCCGGGTGCTCGGCATGGCGCTCGAGGTCGTCTCCGCGGTCCCGACTCCTGCCCCCAACTACGGCATCTTCCGGATGTGA
- a CDS encoding ScyD/ScyE family protein — MGKAAIRIGTAVAALALAATGAPAVAGQQDGGRAAPRTVAPLMGPRGVDALGHGRTLVTETGGNFSLVVERRHNAARVVPLGNLPTEFPPAISKGPHGTIYLLTGASGPPPEQRPSVLRGAAAPAPATTLFKWKRGWPAPRVVADISAYQKTDPDPWDQEGFPADSNPFGVVALDDGTVLVSDAAGNDLLRVWPRTGKIRTVARLMPRTVPVPAGLPDVPPEMGGPLPPAGTPIVSEPVATSVTVGADGYWYVGELRGFPATPGTSQVWRIKPGTKNATCDPEHPRKGACKRYADGFTSITDLAAGPKGIYVLELSKKSWFAFEMGLPGAEEGGLFLVRPRGTTPRVRELAAGQLKNPGGVDVSDHVYVAGPLFGPGALLRLR, encoded by the coding sequence ATGGGCAAGGCAGCGATCAGGATCGGTACGGCGGTGGCGGCGCTCGCGCTCGCGGCGACCGGAGCGCCAGCAGTGGCGGGCCAGCAGGACGGCGGCCGGGCCGCTCCGAGGACGGTCGCCCCGCTGATGGGCCCCCGCGGCGTCGACGCGCTCGGCCACGGCCGCACGCTCGTCACGGAGACGGGCGGCAACTTCAGCCTGGTCGTGGAGCGCAGGCACAACGCGGCGCGCGTGGTGCCGCTCGGCAACCTCCCGACGGAGTTCCCGCCGGCCATCTCCAAGGGTCCGCACGGGACGATCTACCTGCTGACCGGTGCGTCCGGCCCGCCGCCGGAGCAGCGCCCGTCGGTGCTGCGCGGCGCCGCGGCACCTGCGCCCGCGACCACGTTGTTCAAGTGGAAGCGCGGCTGGCCGGCGCCGAGGGTGGTCGCCGACATCAGCGCCTACCAGAAGACCGACCCGGACCCGTGGGACCAGGAGGGCTTCCCGGCGGACAGCAACCCGTTCGGCGTGGTCGCGCTCGACGACGGCACGGTGCTCGTCTCCGACGCTGCCGGCAACGACCTGCTCCGGGTGTGGCCGAGGACGGGGAAGATCCGGACGGTCGCCCGGCTGATGCCCCGCACCGTGCCGGTTCCGGCCGGGCTGCCCGACGTGCCCCCGGAGATGGGCGGACCGCTCCCGCCGGCCGGGACCCCGATCGTCTCCGAGCCCGTCGCCACGTCGGTGACCGTCGGCGCCGACGGCTACTGGTACGTCGGCGAGCTGCGCGGCTTCCCGGCGACCCCGGGCACCTCGCAGGTGTGGCGGATCAAGCCGGGCACGAAGAACGCGACGTGCGACCCGGAGCACCCGCGCAAGGGCGCCTGCAAGCGGTACGCCGACGGGTTCACCTCGATCACCGACCTGGCTGCCGGCCCGAAGGGCATCTACGTCCTGGAGCTGTCGAAGAAGAGCTGGTTCGCCTTCGAGATGGGACTGCCCGGTGCCGAGGAGGGCGGCCTGTTCCTCGTCCGGCCGCGCGGGACCACGCCGCGCGTGCGCGAGCTCGCCGCCGGCCAGCTGAAGAACCCGGGCGGGGTCGACGTCAGTGACCACGTCTACGTCGCCGGCCCGTTGTTCGGCCCCGGGGCGCTGCTCCGGCTGCGCTGA
- a CDS encoding SWIM zinc finger family protein yields the protein MRTTFTRQTQPTRGVRSWWGKAWQRAVEEAAYSEAELRRGRTHARRGDVGAISVEPGGLLAACRDGDDAWTVQVALPVLEPAARSALVEAVAAEAGRIAELLAGNLPHDLVEHAEEVGAELLPYGGELTATCTCTHYLDPCPHAIAVLMQVGWLVDTDPLVLFALRGVERDTLLADLHARTIPAADTDGHPLVSADLADDVELVVDAAVRAQRLVALFEAGAELPDGLL from the coding sequence ATGCGCACCACCTTCACCCGCCAGACCCAGCCCACGCGCGGCGTCCGCTCGTGGTGGGGCAAGGCGTGGCAGCGCGCGGTCGAGGAGGCGGCGTACTCCGAGGCCGAGCTGCGCCGGGGCCGGACCCACGCGCGCCGGGGCGACGTCGGGGCGATCAGCGTCGAGCCCGGCGGCCTGCTCGCCGCCTGCCGCGACGGCGACGACGCGTGGACCGTCCAGGTCGCCCTCCCGGTCCTCGAGCCGGCCGCCCGCTCGGCCCTGGTCGAGGCGGTCGCGGCCGAGGCGGGCCGGATCGCCGAGCTGCTCGCCGGCAACCTGCCCCACGACCTGGTCGAGCACGCCGAGGAGGTCGGCGCCGAGCTGCTGCCCTACGGCGGCGAGCTCACCGCCACCTGCACCTGCACCCACTACCTCGACCCCTGCCCGCACGCCATCGCGGTGCTGATGCAGGTCGGCTGGCTGGTCGACACCGATCCGCTCGTGCTCTTCGCCCTTCGCGGCGTGGAGCGCGACACCCTGCTCGCCGACCTGCATGCCCGGACCATCCCGGCCGCTGACACCGACGGGCACCCGCTGGTGTCTGCCGACCTGGCCGACGACGTCGAGCTCGTCGTGGACGCCGCCGTCCGGGCCCAGCGGCTGGTCGCGCTGTTCGAGGCGGGCGCCGAGCTGCCCGACGGGCTGCTCTGA
- a CDS encoding TetR family transcriptional regulator — MTEPTRREQILATAADLFAARGFHGVSVADLGAACGISGPALYKHFASKQAVLAEMLTSISERLLEVGRERVAAGAGDPSAALRGLVDWHVEFALGHRPLIIVQDRDWESLPEDAREQVRRLQRRYVDLWADQLRALRPDLDKARAHAAAQAAFGLLNSTPRAGHAIPDAALRDLLASMALGALGVPVAEPQQA; from the coding sequence GTGACCGAGCCGACCCGCCGCGAGCAGATCCTGGCGACCGCCGCCGACCTGTTCGCCGCCCGCGGCTTCCACGGCGTCTCGGTCGCGGACCTCGGCGCCGCGTGCGGCATCTCCGGCCCCGCGCTCTACAAGCACTTCGCGTCCAAGCAGGCGGTGCTCGCCGAGATGCTGACCTCGATCAGCGAGCGGCTGCTCGAGGTCGGTCGCGAGCGGGTCGCGGCCGGCGCCGGCGACCCGTCGGCCGCCCTGCGGGGCCTGGTCGACTGGCACGTCGAGTTCGCCCTCGGCCACCGGCCGCTGATCATCGTCCAGGACCGCGACTGGGAGTCGCTGCCCGAGGACGCCCGCGAGCAGGTACGCCGGCTCCAGCGCCGCTACGTCGACCTGTGGGCCGACCAGCTGCGCGCGCTGCGCCCCGACCTCGACAAGGCGCGAGCCCACGCCGCCGCCCAGGCCGCGTTCGGGCTGCTGAACTCCACCCCCCGCGCCGGCCACGCGATCCCCGACGCCGCCCTGCGCGACCTGCTCGCGTCGATGGCGCTGGGTGCGCTCGGGGTGCCGGTGGCCGAGCCCCAGCAGGCCTAG
- a CDS encoding acyl-CoA dehydrogenase family protein has translation MPTHEVLNQVPPLVGHDTSADPALLEGIEREGAGWALPEIQAVGRLAGTPEAMDLGRLAERVPPRLHTHDRYGRRVDEVEYVPAYHRLMETAVTHGIHAAPWADDRPGAHVARAAKFYAWNVDAGHGCPISMTYAVVPALRANPDLAARFEPLLTNREYDFGLRDPETKRGLIAGMSMTEKQGGSDVRANTTTATPQPDGTYRVVGHKWFTSAPMSDMFLTLAQAPGGLSCFLLPRVLPGGEANPIRFVRLKDKLGNRSNASSEIEYDDAVGWLVGEEGKGVKTIVEMVNMTRLDCVIGSASGMRTALLYAAHHARHRAAFGKLLIDQPLMRNVLADLTVESEAATTAMMRLAGANDRAIHGDAAEGALRRLALAATKYYVCKRGPVLANEALECLGGNGYIEDFDMARIYRELPLLSIWEGSGNVAALDALRAIGREPESLDAFFDEAELALGADQRYDDAVGALKKELTQFDDIELRARRLVEQIAVVFQAGLLIRHAPSAVADAFCASRLARDWGSAFGTLPAGLDLAPILERTEPGF, from the coding sequence ATGCCTACCCACGAGGTCCTCAACCAGGTCCCGCCGCTCGTCGGTCACGACACCTCTGCCGACCCGGCGCTGCTCGAGGGCATCGAGCGGGAGGGCGCGGGCTGGGCGCTGCCCGAGATCCAGGCCGTCGGCCGACTGGCCGGGACCCCCGAGGCGATGGACCTGGGCCGCCTCGCCGAGCGGGTTCCGCCCCGGCTGCACACCCACGACCGCTACGGCCGGCGCGTCGACGAGGTGGAGTACGTGCCGGCGTACCACCGGCTGATGGAGACCGCCGTCACCCACGGCATCCACGCCGCTCCCTGGGCCGACGACCGGCCCGGCGCCCACGTCGCCCGCGCGGCCAAGTTCTACGCGTGGAACGTCGACGCCGGCCACGGCTGTCCCATCTCCATGACGTACGCCGTCGTCCCGGCCCTGCGCGCCAACCCGGACCTCGCCGCGCGCTTCGAGCCGCTGCTCACCAACCGCGAGTACGACTTCGGCCTGCGCGACCCCGAGACCAAGCGCGGCCTGATCGCCGGCATGTCGATGACCGAGAAGCAGGGCGGCTCCGACGTCCGCGCCAACACCACGACGGCCACCCCGCAGCCCGACGGCACGTACCGGGTCGTCGGGCACAAGTGGTTCACCTCGGCGCCGATGTCCGACATGTTCCTCACCCTCGCCCAGGCTCCGGGCGGCCTGTCCTGCTTCCTGCTCCCGCGGGTGCTGCCGGGCGGCGAGGCGAACCCGATCCGGTTCGTGCGGCTCAAGGACAAGCTCGGCAACAGGTCCAATGCGTCCTCGGAGATCGAGTACGACGACGCCGTCGGCTGGCTGGTCGGCGAGGAGGGCAAGGGCGTCAAGACCATCGTCGAGATGGTCAACATGACCCGCCTCGACTGCGTGATCGGCTCGGCCTCGGGGATGCGGACCGCACTGCTGTACGCCGCCCACCACGCCCGCCACCGTGCCGCGTTCGGCAAGCTGCTGATCGACCAGCCGCTGATGCGCAACGTGCTCGCCGACCTCACGGTCGAGTCCGAGGCCGCCACGACCGCGATGATGCGCCTCGCCGGGGCCAACGACCGCGCGATCCACGGCGACGCGGCCGAGGGGGCGCTGCGCCGCCTCGCGCTGGCCGCCACGAAGTACTACGTCTGCAAGCGCGGCCCGGTCCTCGCCAACGAGGCGCTCGAGTGCCTGGGCGGCAACGGCTACATCGAGGACTTCGACATGGCGCGGATCTACCGCGAGCTGCCGCTGCTCTCGATCTGGGAGGGCTCCGGCAACGTGGCCGCCCTCGACGCACTGCGCGCGATCGGCCGCGAGCCCGAGTCCCTCGACGCCTTCTTCGACGAGGCCGAGCTCGCTCTCGGCGCCGACCAGCGCTACGACGACGCGGTGGGAGCCCTGAAGAAGGAGCTGACCCAGTTCGACGACATCGAGCTGCGCGCCCGCCGCCTCGTCGAGCAGATCGCGGTCGTCTTCCAGGCCGGCCTGCTCATCCGCCACGCTCCGAGTGCGGTCGCCGACGCGTTCTGCGCCAGCCGCCTGGCCCGCGACTGGGGCAGCGCCTTCGGCACCCTGCCTGCCGGCCTCGACCTCGCGCCGATCCTGGAGCGGACCGAGCCGGGCTTCTAG
- a CDS encoding hydroxymethylglutaryl-CoA lyase, with translation MSTLPMVVPDPGLPSKVTIYEVGPRDGLQNEKSVVPTEVKAAFVKRLLDAGLPVVEATSFVHPDWVPQLADAADLMTGLTADLGDAARQLPVLVPNRRGLDRAVGLGLRHVAVFASATETFADKNLNRTLASQFEMFEPTIEAALAAGMDVRGYVSMCFGDPWEGAVPIEQVVAVGTRLLDLGVGQLSLGDTIGVATAGHVKALVAAFADAGVACERLALHFHDTYGQALTNVHAGLQSGVTTYDASAGGLGGCPYAKSATGNLATEDLVWFLTGLGIEHGVDLDAVVGTSVWMAQQLGRPSPSAVVRALGSADS, from the coding sequence ATGAGCACGTTGCCGATGGTGGTCCCCGACCCGGGCCTGCCCTCGAAGGTCACCATCTACGAGGTCGGGCCGCGCGACGGCCTGCAGAACGAGAAGTCCGTCGTGCCGACCGAGGTCAAGGCCGCCTTCGTCAAGCGGCTGCTCGACGCCGGGCTGCCGGTCGTCGAGGCCACCAGCTTCGTGCACCCCGACTGGGTGCCGCAGCTCGCCGACGCCGCCGACCTGATGACCGGACTCACCGCCGACCTCGGTGACGCGGCTCGCCAGCTGCCGGTCCTGGTGCCCAACCGGCGCGGGCTCGACCGGGCGGTCGGGCTCGGCCTGCGCCACGTCGCGGTCTTCGCCTCGGCCACCGAGACCTTCGCCGACAAGAACCTGAACCGCACCCTCGCGTCGCAGTTCGAGATGTTCGAGCCGACCATCGAGGCTGCCCTGGCCGCCGGCATGGACGTCCGCGGCTACGTCTCGATGTGCTTCGGCGACCCGTGGGAGGGCGCCGTCCCGATCGAGCAGGTCGTCGCCGTCGGCACGCGGCTGCTCGACCTCGGCGTCGGTCAGCTCAGCCTCGGCGACACCATCGGCGTCGCGACCGCCGGCCACGTGAAGGCGCTCGTCGCGGCCTTCGCCGATGCCGGCGTCGCCTGCGAGCGGCTCGCGCTGCACTTCCACGACACCTACGGCCAGGCGCTCACCAACGTCCACGCGGGGCTCCAGTCCGGGGTCACGACGTACGACGCCTCGGCGGGCGGCCTCGGCGGCTGCCCGTACGCCAAGAGCGCCACCGGCAACCTCGCCACCGAGGACCTGGTCTGGTTCCTCACCGGGCTCGGCATCGAGCACGGCGTCGACCTCGACGCGGTCGTCGGCACCAGCGTCTGGATGGCGCAGCAGCTCGGCCGGCCCAGCCCGTCGGCGGTCGTCCGGGCCCTCGGTTCCGCCGATTCCTGA